AGTAGCCGTATGCGGATCGATCGCGTAGCCGTCCTTTGCGAGCTTTGCGATATATGCCTCGCACTCTTTATCTTCGCACCAGCTAGCCTCAAAGTCCTCTTGTAGCACTTCGAGCTCTTGTTTGCTAAGCTTATAAAATTTGTTTTTTGCGAGGCTTTGCATAAGCTCATTAGTTCTAACGCTGCCAAATTTATCAAATAGCAAGCGCTCGACGTTTGAGCTTATCAAAATGTCCATGGCTGGGCTTATCGTCTTAACCAGCTTTTTATCTCTGAGGTCGTAAACGCCGGTGGTGAAAAACTGCGTCAAGATGTTGTTTGCGTTTGAGGCGATCTTGATCTTGCCGATCTTTGCGCCCATTTTTTTAGCGTAATACGCCCCAAGAGCGTTGCCGAAATTTCCACTTGGCACGATAATGTCAAAGCTCTCGTTTGCCTTAAGCACCTTTTGCTTTAGTAAATTTGCGTAGGCGTAGGCGTGGTAGATGATCTGAAAGAGGATTCTGCCAAAATTTACCGAGTTTGCCGCGCTTAGTTTAAGGCGCTTTTTCTTAAGCTCAGCCTTAAATTTATCATTTGCAAGCAGCATCTTTAGCGCCCTTTGAGCGTCGTCAAAGTCGCCTTTTATGCCAAAAACCTTTAAATTTTCACCCTGCATGGTCTGCATTTGAAGCTTTTGAACCTCGCTCGTGCCACCGTCTGGATAAAGACAGACGACCTTGATGTTTTCGTCATTTGCAAAAGTCTGAAGTGTCGCAGGACCTGTGTCACCGCTAGTTGCGCACATGATAAGGTATCTTTCGCCCCTCTCTTTTGCTAGCTGGCTAAGCAACGAGCCAAAGGGCTGAAGCGCCATATCCTTAAATGCCCTAGTTGGGCCGTGATATAGCTCGTTTACGTATAAATTTTTATCTATTTTTTTAAAAATGACTGGATGCTTTGGATCGTCAAAACTCGCGTATCTCTTAACCGCCTTTTTGAAAAACGCCTCTGACACATCAAATTTAAATAGTGATATGATATAAAGTGCGAGCTTTTCGTAGCTTAGATTTGAGAGCTCTTGCCACTTTAATTTTGTTATTTTTGGAAGCTTTTTTGGTGCGTAAAGTCCGCCGTGAGCGGAGCTTGGGCTAAGCATGGCTGTGCTTAAATTTACATTTTTTACCTTTTCATCTTTTACGCTTCTAGTTGGTGTTAGTCTCATTTTTTACCTTTTTTGGTTGATTTTTTCATCCATTTTTCATATTTTTTAAAAACCTCTTTTGGCTTTAGAGATAGAATTTCTGGCGTTTCGTAGCTGTGGTGCT
This DNA window, taken from Campylobacter concisus, encodes the following:
- the thrC gene encoding threonine synthase, which produces MRLTPTRSVKDEKVKNVNLSTAMLSPSSAHGGLYAPKKLPKITKLKWQELSNLSYEKLALYIISLFKFDVSEAFFKKAVKRYASFDDPKHPVIFKKIDKNLYVNELYHGPTRAFKDMALQPFGSLLSQLAKERGERYLIMCATSGDTGPATLQTFANDENIKVVCLYPDGGTSEVQKLQMQTMQGENLKVFGIKGDFDDAQRALKMLLANDKFKAELKKKRLKLSAANSVNFGRILFQIIYHAYAYANLLKQKVLKANESFDIIVPSGNFGNALGAYYAKKMGAKIGKIKIASNANNILTQFFTTGVYDLRDKKLVKTISPAMDILISSNVERLLFDKFGSVRTNELMQSLAKNKFYKLSKQELEVLQEDFEASWCEDKECEAYIAKLAKDGYAIDPHTATCFKMVDAGRINVITSTAHWVKFTPSMIKACQIKDTKDEKDALAKTAKILNDSVPSSINSLFSAKILHKNIIKEDEIEKCVLEWIER